The following are from one region of the Methanohalobium evestigatum Z-7303 genome:
- a CDS encoding type II toxin-antitoxin system PemK/MazF family toxin, with protein sequence MERFVKGDVVVLPFPFSDMSNSKKRPALVLANLQGEDIILCMITSAVKIDNYSITLNDNDFEYGTLRKNSNIRPNRIFTADKSLILYKVGYLKNDKTDEVEKKLVNIFTS encoded by the coding sequence ATGGAAAGATTTGTAAAAGGAGATGTTGTTGTATTACCATTCCCTTTTTCTGATATGAGTAATTCTAAAAAGAGACCTGCTCTTGTGTTAGCCAATTTACAAGGAGAAGATATAATTCTTTGTATGATTACAAGCGCGGTCAAAATTGATAATTATTCAATAACGTTAAATGATAATGATTTTGAATATGGAACTTTACGCAAAAATAGCAACATTCGGCCAAATAGGATTTTTACCGCTGATAAATCATTAATATTATACAAAGTAGGATACCTAAAAAATGATAAAACAGATGAAGTGGAAAAGAAGTTAGTTAACATCTTTACGAGTTAA
- a CDS encoding AbrB/MazE/SpoVT family DNA-binding domain-containing protein encodes MTLIDFRSAKITKKGQISIPKEIRELENFKEGSKIVILAYDDRIELRSMDQLDEKISTALASEKVLKKEWDTEEEDETWKDL; translated from the coding sequence TTATCGATTTCAGAAGCGCTAAGATTACAAAGAAAGGTCAAATATCAATACCTAAAGAAATAAGGGAACTTGAAAATTTTAAAGAAGGTTCTAAAATTGTGATACTTGCATACGATGATAGAATAGAGTTGAGATCCATGGACCAGTTGGATGAAAAAATCTCTACTGCTTTAGCAAGCGAAAAGGTCCTCAAAAAAGAATGGGATACAGAAGAAGAGGATGAAACATGGAAAGATTTGTAA